The Anaerolineae bacterium DNA window CCCACCGCCGTTGCCAACGGCACCAACCGCGTGGCGGTTGCCGCGCAGAACGTCTTCGCCGTGATGGGCTTCCGCAGTAAAGGCGTGTCGGACCTGCGTCTGAGCCTGCTCTTCTCCGTGCCGACGGTCATCGGTTCCATTGTCGGCGCCCGCATTGCCATCGACCTGCCCGACGCGCTCT harbors:
- a CDS encoding sulfite exporter TauE/SafE family protein, with protein sequence MADLVLKGLLVLVIGAVAGWINVFAGGGSLLTLPLLIFLGLPTAVANGTNRVAVAAQNVFAVMGFRSKGVSDLRLSLLFSVPTVIGSIVGARIAIDLPDAL